The Polyangium mundeleinium genome contains the following window.
TTGCATGGAGGGGCATCCGCGCGATGATCTCGCCCAGGAGAGCCGCCTGCTGCTCGTGCAACGCACGCTCGAAGGGACGAGCGAGGGCGATTGGTCGAGCACCGGCACGGCCGTGTTCGCCGACGATCCGTACAGGCCCGTGCCCGTCACGCCGAAGCCGCGCATGGGCGGCCTGCAAAGCGCGGTCGTCGTCGGGCCTCCCGGCGAGGAGATCCACGTCGATGAGTACGGCCGCGTGCGCGTGCAATTCCACTGGGATCGCGAAGGCAAGTACACCGACGAGAGCTCGTGCTGGATCCGCGTGAGCCAGGTATGGGCCGGGCGCGGGTATGGAAACGTCGCGATCCCGCGCGTCGGGCAGGAGGTCCTCGTCGATTTCCTCGAAGGGGATCCCGACCAGCCGATCATCGTCGGCCGCGTCTTCAACGGGACTTCGCCGCACCCGTACAAGCTGCCCGATCACAAGACGAAGACGTCGTGGAAGAGCGACAGCTCGCCCGGATCCGGCGGCTTCAACGAGATCACCTTCGAGGATGCCAAGGGGCGCGAGAAGGTGTTCATGCACGCGCAAAAGGACCGCGAGGAGGTCGTCCGGGAGAAACACACGCTCCAGGTCGGCGCGGATCTCGACGTGCAGGTCGGTGAGCGCGAGACGCGCAAGGTCGGCAAGGATCAGACGCTCCACGTCGTCGGAAGCCGCACGACGCGCGTCGAGCAGAGTGATGTGCTCGTCGTCGGCGGCGAGTGCCATATCCAGGTCGGCGAGACGGGCGCGTCGCTCTCGAACGACAGGGTCGTGCTCTCGACGGGCAAGGCATCGCTGACGCTCGCGGGCGGCGACATCTTCCTCGACGCGAGCGGCAGCATCAAGGTGAGCGCCGGCGGGCTCGCGGGGCTCGCGGGGCGCGAGGTGCACATCGACGGCGCGCCGAACGTCCTGCTCAACACCGCGGGCGCGAGCTCGCCCGTGCCGATGTCCCTCGGCGCGGCCGAGATCAACCTCGCCGATCTCTCGTTCCCCGAAGCCGTGAACAACGCGGCGAAGGCGCTCCAGGCGAAGATCTTCGACGAGATCCCGGGCGGCTTCGACGAACAAGCCGTCGAGGGCGCGTTGCGGCGACTGCTCGAAGAGCCGCCCGCCTCGATCGGGGACGCGCCGGGGTATTTGATGGTGCCCGAGGCCATCAACGAGCAACTCCAGGCGGCGATCGACAAGGTGCTCGGCGTGCCGGGCGTGATCGTGGACGACATCCTCGATCGCGTGGCGCTCGAACAGAAAAAACTCCAGGAGCGCATCGATCAGATCCGCGCGCGGGCCGGCGAGATCGCGGGCGACGTGCAGGAGAAGATCCGCGGCGCGGTCGAGGATCTGCGCGCGCGGGCCGAAGCCGCGAAGCAGATGGCCATCGCGAAGTTCCAGGAGGTGAAGGCCAAGCTCGAAGCCGCGAAGGCGCAGGTGCAGGCCAAGATCCAGGAGCTGCGCGGCAAGCTCGAAGAGGCCAAGGCGCGGGCCGTGGCGATCGTCGAGGAGTTCAAGGGCAAGCTCGAAGCGGCGAAGGCGGCGGTGCTCGGCAAGGTGACCGAGGTGAAGGAGAAGTTCGCCGAGGCCAAGGCGCGGGTGACGGCCAAGATCGACGAGATCAAGGGCCGCATCGAGGCCGTGAAAGAGCAGGCCAAGGCCAAGATCGAGGAGATCAAGGGCCGCATCAACGACATCAAGGAGCAGGCCAAGGCCAAGGTGCAGGAGATCAAGGAGCGCGTGATCGCGCTCAAGGATCAGGCCGTCGAGCGCTTCCAGGAGATGAAGAAGCAGGCGGGCGAGATCCTCGAGATGGCCAAGACGCAGGTCGAAGCCGCGAAGGCCCGCGTGCAGGAGCTCAAGGCGCGGATCGAAGGCGCCAAGGAAGAGGTCAAGCAGAAGGTCCAGGAGTGGAAGGGCAAGGTCGAGGAGTGGAAGGCCCAGGCGAAGGCCAAGGTCGAGGAGGTCAAGGCGCAAGCCAAGGCCGTCGTCGACGAGGTGAAGGGCCAGATCGAGAGCGCGAAGGAGACGGTCAAGCAAACCATCGCGGACGCGAAGGAGATGGTCGCCGACGTGAAGGCCATCCCGAAGGAGTTCGTCGCCGAGACGAAGGCCGCGTGGAACGAGATCAAGACCGACGCGAAGGAGACCTGGAACCAGACCAAGGCCGAGGCGAAAGAGACCTGGGAAGAGGCCAAGGAGACCTGGAAGCAGACCAAGGCCGAGGCGAAGGAGACCTGGAACCAGACGAAGGAAGGCGCCAAGCAGACGGTCGAGGACGCCAAGGAAGCCTGGAAGCAGACCAAGACCGAGGCGAAAGAGACCTGGAACCAGACGAAGGACGAGTTCAAGCAGGCGGGGCAGGACGCGAAGGACGCCTGGAAGGACATCAAGGGCGACGCGAAGGACGCCTGGGGCGACATCAAGAACGAGGCCGAGGACTTCTGGGGGGACCTCAAGGGTCAGGGCAAAGACGCGGCCGAGGGGACGAAGGACACGCTCGGCGCGGCCCAGGAGCAAGGCCAGGGCGCACTCGGTGACGTGAAGGGCGCGTTGCAAAACGCGTTCGGCGGGAACGGCTCGAATGCGCTTTCAGGCCCGCAGGTGAGCCTCGGCCAGGGCGCGACGCCGGACGGCGGATCGCTCGGGCAGATCCTCTCGCGCGCCGGCGGGTTCACGGGCGACGACGTCGCGTCCGCGGTCAACGGCGGCTCGAAGGGCGCCACGATCCTGCAGAGCCCCGGCGAGGGGCAGCTCTTCGTGATGAAGACGCAGGGCGCGATGCCGGTCTCGGGCGCCGAGCTGGAGGCGAACCTCGTCGAGGCGCAGATGAACGGGTTTTCGTCGAGCGACGCGTTCGTCCACACCCTCACGAAGAAGGGATACGTGGTGTACGAGCGGCCCTGGGGCGAGCTCGCCGAGGCGTTCGTGAAGCGCGCTGCGGTCATTTAGAGCATCGATCGTTCGATGCTCGGAAGATCGCGAAGCGATCTTCCCTCGGGGGGTGAATCGTCCGGGCTTTGCCCGGACGAGAGGGGGACGCGAGGCGGCCCCCTCGGGACTAGGAGAGAAGAGAGAGCGAATGTCGCGATACGAGAGCCGAGACGTCTCCTTCGACGTACCCCGCCACTGGGAAGACCGGACGATGGTGGCGTTCGCCGCCACGCCGCGGCCCGGACAATCCACGGCGCCAAACGTGGTCATGACCCGCGACGTGCTCTCCCCCGAGGAGACACTCGTGTCCTACGCGGACAAACAGCTCGCCGAGCTGGGCAAGCGCCTCGAAGGGTTCGAGCTCGTGGATCGGAAGGAGCGGACGCTCGGCGGTCAGCCGGGGATCGAGCTGCATTTCACGTGGCGTGCGCAAGCGGGCGAGCTCGAGCAGCGGCTCGCGATGGCGCTCGGGCGGCGGCGCACGGTCTTTTGCTTCAATGCGACCGCGGCCAAGGTCGACGCGGATCAGATGAACCCGCTCTTCGATCGGATCCTGTCCACGGTGCGTTTCCCCCGTCCGGGGGAGGAGGCGTGAGGAGGACACAATGACCACGGGTCATCTCGCGGCGAAGGTCGGTTCGAGGCTCGCGCACGCGGCCATGCCGCTCGTGACGCCGAGCCAGGCGATGGTCGCGGCGACGCTCGGCAGCGAGGTCGTGGGGCCGGCGGGGCTCGGCGGCGCGGGCGCGGCGAGCCTCGGCGCGGGCATCGGCGCGGCGCCGGCTGGGACGATGATCTCGATCGTGGACATGGTCCCCATCCTCACGACAGGCGTCGTGGCGACGGGCGCGGCGGACGTGATGCTCGGGCCGGGCCAGATGGCCGTGCTCGCCCCTTCCCTGCCCCAGCCGTGCGGGCCCCACGTGGCGCAGCCCATCGTCGCGGGGAGCCCGAGCGTGCTCGTGCGCGGGATGCAGCTCGTGCGGGTCGGCGACAAGACGAGCTGCGGCGCGACGGTCTGCGACGGGGTGAAGAGCGTCGTCGTGGGCGGCGCGGCCGCGGCGCCGAAGCCGGTGTCGCTGAACGATCTCGCGGGGTCGCTCGGCGCCGTCGTGCTCGGCGCGGTGCTGACGAAGACGGGCGCGGTGGAGCGGATGAACGAGCTCGGCGCGGCGCTCGTGGAGGGCGCGGAGAAGGTCTCGGCGGCGGCCGACAAGGTCACGGGCGCGGTCGGCAAGACGCTCGACAAGGCGCAGGCCAAGGCCGACAAGGCGCTCGACAAGGCGCAGGGCAAGGCGAACGCGGCGCTCGACAAGGTCGACACGAAGGTGAACGCGGCGCTCGACAAGGTCACGGGCGCGGTCGGCAAGACGCTCGACAAGGCGGAAGCGAAGTACGAAAAGGCGCTCGATAAGGCGACGGGCGCCGTGACGGGCACGATCGACAAGGCCACGGGCGCCGTGACGGGCACGATCGACAAGGTCACGGGCGCGGTCGACAAGACGCTCGGAAAAACCCTCGGCGCCGCGGAGAAGGCCGCCGACAAGGCAGGCGCCGCGGTGGACAAGGTCGCGGGCGCGGCGGGTGCGGCGCTCGGCAAGGTCGGGGATCTCGTGGGCTCCGTGGGCGGTGCGCTCGAATCGATCCTCGGCGGCGCGCTCCTCTTCGGCGGCGGAAAATAGGCGCGCCTGCGTGGCCGAGGGGACCGATGTCGCTCGGAAAGGCCCCAAACCCCGCCGGGTGCGTCGCGTGCTGAGCATCGTCCTCGGGACGCTCGTCGCGCTCTACCTCCTGCTCTGCTGGCTGCTCTACGCGGCCCAGCGCCGCATCGTCTTTCCCGCGCCCACGGTGGGCCGCACGCCCGCCGGAACCTTTGAGCTCCTGCGGATCGACGGCGGCACGCCCATGCTCTTCCGGCCGCCGCCGGCGCGTGGCCCCGTGGTCGTGTATTTCCACGGAAACGGCGAGCAGATCGCCGATAGCGCGTGGCTCGTGGATCTTTTCGCGCGCGCGGGCGCGGGGTTCGCGGCGATCGAGTATCCCGGCTACGGGCTCGCGCGGGGCCTCGGCGAGCCGAGCGAAAAAGCGCTCTTCGACGCGGCCGAGCGCGGGATCGGGCACCTCGTCGAGCATCGGGGGATCCCGCGGGGCGACCTCGTGCTCGCGGGACAATCGCTCGGCACGGGCGTGGCGATGGAGATGGCCGCGCGGGGCCATGGCGCGCGGGTCCTCTTGCTCTGCCCGTTCACGTCCTTGCCCGACGTGGGCGCGCGAATCTTCCCGTTTTTGCCGGTGCGGCTCCTCCTGCAGGATCGATTCGACTCGGCCGCGCGGGCCGCGGGCGTGAATGTGCCCGTCCTCGTCGTGCACGGCACCGACGACGAGCTCATCCCCGTGGAGCTCGGCAAGAAGCTCGTGGCGCGCCTGCCGCGCGGGCGATTCATGGCCGTCGCAGGCGCGCACCACAACGATCTTTGGCACTTCGACGAGGTCGAGGAAGAGGTCGTCCCGTTCGTGCTCGGAAAACGCGACGACGCGCCCTGAGCGGGCCCTTCAATCGTCGTCCGGCTCGACCGTGAGCCGGAGCGGCATCCCGTACTCGCGCGCGTGCTCCTGGACGAGCTTCGCCTTCGTCTCGGCCACGTCCTTCGTGTAGACGCCGGCCACGCCGCGGCCCGTGGCGTGCACGACGAGCATGAAGCTCAGCGCGGAGGTCTCATCCATGTGGAAGAAGCGGACGAGCACGTCGACCACGAACCATTTCGTCGTGTAGTTGTCGTTGTGGAAGACGACCTGCCAGCGCTTCGCCTTCTCGACCTTGCGCTTTTGCTCCACGGCGAGATCGGAGTCCGTGTCGTCTCGCCTTCGCTTCGGATCGTTCGCCATGGCCGAGCGGGGATCTTATCCGCGCGCTCGCCCTCCACAAGCCTCGCTTCGGCGCGTGCGCTACGCTCGGGCGTGACCTCGTCGTCGTCGCTCTCCGCCTCTTCCAGCTCCGAAGCGGAAGACCTCGCCCCCGCCTCGCGCCTCGCGCGGCTGCTCGACGGCCGGCGTATCGTCGCGCTCGCCGGCGCGGGCATGAGCACGGAGTCGGGCATCCCCGATTATCGGGGCCCCGAGACGGCGCGCCGCGCCCGCAATCCGATGCAAGCGCGCCAGTTCTTGCACGAGCCCGCGTCGCGGGCGCGGTACTGGGCGCGCAGCATGAACGGCTGGCCCCGGATCGCCGCGGCCCGGCCGAACCCGGCACACGAAGCGCTCGCCGCGCTCGAACGCGCCGGTCGGCTCGCGGGCACGATCACGCAGAACGTCGACGGGCTGCACCAGGCCGCGGGCAACGAGCGCGTGGTCGAGCTGCACGGCGCGCTCGCCCGCGTCCGTTGCCTCGGCTGCGGCGTGATCGAGCCGCGCGCTGCTTTGCAGGAGCGTCTCATCGCGGAAAACCCTTCGTATTACAGGTGGGGCACGGCCCTCGCGCCCGACGGCGACGCCGACCTCGACCATGACGCGTTCGCCGATTTCCACGTCCCCGTTTGTCTCGGCTGCGGCGGCACGCTCAAACCCGACGTCGTTTTTTTCGGCGAGAACGTGCCGGCGCGCGTCACCGAGGCCGCCTGGGCGCTCTTCGACGAGGCCGAGGCGCTGCTCGTCGTGGGCTCGTCGCTCACGGTGTTCTCGGGGTATCGGTTCGTGCGTCGGGCGAGCGAGCGCGGCGTGCCCGTGGCCATTGTGAACCTCGGCCCGACGCGCGGCGACGAACACGCGGCTTTGTGCGTCGATGCGCGCCTCGGCGAGCTTTTGCCGCGGCTCGTGGCGACGCTCGGCGCGTGAGGCCCCGCGCGCTGGGGCGCCCTGGTAACGTCAGAAACCAGACCGATAAGTCCAGTGACCAAAACGCCTTGATCTCAGACTGCCTTCATGCATCATGGAAGGTTGGACTGGAGGCGCTCACTCATGGCTTATGGTTCCGGACCGACGAGAACCTCATCATCCCGGGGGCTTCTCCCCCTCTTCGTGGTGCCTTTTCTTTTCCTGCTCGTCGCCTGCAGTCAGGGGATTGACGATCTGCCGCCGCGGGGGTCGGAGCCTTCGGGGGGCGGCGAGAATGGCGCGGGGGGCACGGGAGAGGGCGGCAGCGGCCAGGGCGGGGACGGCGGGGGATCGGGCGGCGCGCCTGCCGTCTGTCAGGAGGGACAGAAGAAGACCTGCACCGTGCAGCTCGGCGAGCACAATGGTGTGAAGTCGTGCTTCAAGGGCGTCCACGTCTGCCAGAATGGCGCGTGGAGCCCGTGCCAGGAGGACAAGGCTCCCTTCGCCCCGGGCGGCGCTTCTAGCGAAAAACCCGCTCCTCCGGGCAGCAACAACGTCCTCGCCAATTGCGCGAACAATCCCTGTGATCCTTCGTGCCAGGTCTTCGACGAGGACCCGCCCGGCGGCCTCAAGCCGTTCGCGCAGACGCCCATCTTCACGTGGCAGACCGGGGATATCGGCAATTATCCGGCGGACCTCGCCGCGCAGGGCGTGGCCCAGCCTTGTGCCCAGGGCGTGGACTGCCAGTTCAATCAATACTGCTCGGCGCCGGTGTTCGGCACGTGCAATCACAACAAATGCGCCGTCGGCGCTCCGCTCGGGGTTGGCTGCGATCCCTGCGTGGACGACATCTGCGCCATCGACCCGACCTGCTGCGAGACGACGTACGGCGGTACATGCGCGCACGATTATTGCGAAGTCGGCGCGAAGCTCACGGACGGCTGCGATCCGTGCGTCAGCTCGATCTGCGACGTCGATCCGAGGTGCTGCGGCCTGCCGGCGTGGGGCTCCTGCAGCCACGACTATTGCAAGACGGGGACCTCGCTCACGACGGCGTGTGATCCGTGCGCGTCGACCGTCTGCGCCGACGATCCGAAGTGCTGCAACCTGGGCACGACCGGCACGTGCGCGCACGGGTATTGCTCGACGGGCAATCCGCTCGTCCCGGGCTGCCATTCGTGCGTGGCGCAGATCTGCGCCGCCGAGCCGAAGTGTTGCGACTTCACGCCCGGCACGGTCGCCTGCGCGCACGACTACTGCTCCACGGGCACCAAGCTCAACACGGCCTGCGATCCTTGTGTCGCCGCGGTGTGCGCCGTGCAGCCGAGCTGCTGCACCGGAAGCGGCAACGCGTGGAGCTCGACCTGCGTGAACCTCGTCGCGTCGGTCTGCCAGCAGAACGACAGGTGTCCTTCGCCGAAATGGACGTCGTCCTGCGTGGACAAGGTCGCGACCGTCTGCGGAAACTCGTGCACCGCGGGCTGGACGCAGCGGTGTGTCGACAAGGTCCCCGCCTTGTGCGGCAAAACCTGCGATCCGTCGACCTGGACCGCGTCCTGCGTGGACAAGGTCGGCAGCGTGTGCGGCAAATCGTGCGGACCGTTCGAGTGGGACTCCGCCTGCGTGGGCATGGTCGACACCGTCTGCGGCGCGAAGTGCTACCAGGATCCGCCTTGCTCCCACAACAAGTGCGATTCGGGCGAGAAGCTCGCTCCGGCGTGTGACTCGTGCGTCGCCACGATCTGCCAGGAGCTGCCCGATTGCTGCAACGTTGCCTGGACGAACCTCTGCGTCGACCGCGTGAAGACGCTGTGCGGCCAGGGTTGCCCGGTCAAGGGCGACTGCGTGCCCTGGTTGCCTGGCCAAACGGATCCGGACTGCGCCGGCTACGACCTTTCGATCGGCGTCCCCTGCAGCGGATCGGTGCCGGTGTGCAACCACGGAAACGCCACGGTCCCCGCGGGCGTGAAGCTCATCCATTACGCTGCGGGCTCCGGCCAGTTCGGTAAGTGCAGCCCGAACCAGGCGCTTGCCGGCGTCCAGAGCTGCTCCACACCGAGCCCCATTCCCCCCGGCAAGTGCATCAACGTGCCGGCGGCGAGCTGCGGCCTCAGCGCCGCGAAGCGCGAGATCATGGTGAACCCGCCGAGCTACGGCGGCTACACGCAGCTCGACGAATGCCAGTGCCTCGACAACTGGGCGTCGTTCGCGCCGAACGTCGCCTGCGGCTCGCCGAGCTGCTCGAATACGACGACCGCGACGGTCAAGCGCGTGAACATGTTCATCGCCCTCGACCGCTCCGGCTCGATGACCACGAACATCGGCGGCGGCGAGACGCGCTGGTCGGCGACCGTGAAGGCACTGAAGAAGTTCGTCCAGGATCCCGGCTCGGCGGGCCTCGGCGTCGCGCTCCGGTTCTGGCCCGACAACGCGCCGGTCTCGGGCTGCAACGACACCACGTGCAGCGCCACGGCCTGCCGCTCGCCGCTCGTCGACGTCGGCGTCCTGACGCTCCAATCCGCGCCGACGGACGCCCAGGAGAAGAAGCTCGTCGACGCGCTGGACGCGAAATCGCCGAACGGCAACACGCCCATGTACCCCGCGCTCTCGGGCGCGACGCAATGGGCCATCAATTACAAGAACGCGAACCCCAACGAGGACGCCATCGTGGTCTTCGCGACCGATGGGGATCCGGTCGGCTGCAACGAAAGCGAGACGGACATCTCCGACCTCGCGGGCACGGCGTTCTCGACCAAGGGCATCAAGACGTACGCGATCGGCATCCAGGGCGCGAACCAGAACTTCATGAACCAGATCGCGTCGAAGGGCGGCACGAAAAAAGGCTTTTTCGTCGCGTCCGGCGGGAACGTCGAAAACGAGCTGCTCTCGGCGCTGATCCAGATCAAGGGCGACACCCTCTCGTGTGACTTCGTCGTGCCGAACGGCGGCGTCTACGATCCGAGCGCCGCGAAGGTCACGTTCACGCCCACCTCCGGCGCGCCGGTCGTCCTCGCCAACCTGGCCTCCGCGGCGGGCTGCGGGGCGGGCTGGTATTACGACGACCCGGCGAACCCGGCCCAGCTCAAGCTCTGCCCCTCGACCTGCCAGACGGTCCTCAACGACGCGGGCGCCAAGCTCTCCGTCGATCTCGGCTGCCCCGGCGGCTACGATCCCGCGACGTTCACGTACAAGTACGAGGCGGTTTGTCCGCAGGGCACCACGGTGCAATGGGGCTTCCTCGCGTACGACACGCTCACGGCCGCCGATACGAACGTGGTGTTCAAGGCGCGCACGGCGACCACACAAGCGGGCCTCGCCGCCGCGACGTACAAGAACCTCGCGACCGCGCAGGCCTCGCCCAACACGCAGGTCTGCCTGATGAGCGGCCCGGCGCCGTGCCCGCTCTCCTTCTTCGACAAACTGGGCGCGGGCGACGCCCGGCAGAGCCACCTCGAGCTCTCGATCACCTTGAATCCCGCGTCGAACAAGAGCGCGGCGGCCATCGTGAAGAGCTGGGATCTCAGCTACTCCTGCCCGGACTCCGAATGAAACGATCGATCCTCGTCTTGGGTCTCCTCGGGACAGCCCTCGTCGCGTGCGGCGAGGGCGCGGGGCTCCCGCCGCGGAGCAATGGATCTTCGAGCAGCACGTCCTCCAGCGCAGGGCCCGGGGGCGCGGGTGGACAAGGCGGAGAGGGCGGCGTCGGGGGTGTCGGCGGGCAAGGTGGAGCCGGTGGGCAAGGCGGCGCCGGCGGCAAGCCCGTGCCCGTCTGCGGCGATGACGCGCTCGATTCCGGCGAGGAGTGCGACGACGGGAACAACGAGGCCGGGGATGGTTGCTCGCCGGAATGCACCGTGGAGCTCGGCGAGAGCGAGCCCAACGACACCCCGGGCCAGGCGAGCCCCTACAAGGACCCCTTCCCGGCCCAAATCGCACCCGAAGGGGATGTCGATTTCGTCTCCTTCACCGTCGCGGCCGCGAACACGAGCGTGATCGCGCGGATCCTCGACGTCGGCGACGGCGGCTGCGCCACGGGCGTGATCGACACGATCCTCGAGGTCCGCGGGGCGGACGGGACGACCGTCCTCGCGAGCGACGACGACGCCGGGGAGGGAGCTTGCTCCCGCGCCGTCCTGCCGAGCCTCGCGCCCGGGTCTTATTTCGCGCGCGTCGTGGCCTCGGGCGCCGCGCCGAGCCCCACGTTCTTGTATCGATTGCGCATCGACCAGGTCGCCGACGTCTGCGGCGACGGGCAGAAGACGCCCGCCGAGGCCTGCGACGACGGCAATACGGATGCGGGCGACGGGTGCAGCCCGACCTGCTCGATCGAAATCACGGAGACCGAGCCGAACGACACCCCCGCGACGGCCAACGCCTTCGCGGCGCCGTGGAACGGGGTGCTCACGCCGCTCGGGGACGTCGACGTGGTGTCCGTGGTCCTCTCCGGCCCCGCTTCGAGCCTGACGGCGACCACGACCGATCAAGGCACGAATGCCTGCGCGGCGAAGACGCTCGACACGATCGTCGACATCCTCGCGCCCGATGGCACGACCGTGCTCGCCACGGGCGACGACATCGTCGGCAACTGCGGGGCCGCGCTCGCGCAGAACCTCGCCGCAGGCACGTACTTCGTACGCATGCGCGGCGGCTCCCTCGCCGGAGACCCGAGCCCGTACGGCATTCAGATCGTCATCCAGTGAGTTTTTTTTCCGCGCGCACCTCAGCGCGGCAGGCAGCTCCGGCAGCGATCGGCGGCATCCGCGGGGAGCGACGAGCACCGATCACGGAGACGCGACACGAGCTTCACGTAATCAGGATCGTCCTTCAGGACGGCGAGCGCGGATGTGACTTGCTCGGCGCGCGTCCGGTTTCTCCCCTGGAACCCGTCCGGGAGCGAGAAGGCGAGCTCGTAGAACGCCTCGGCCTGGGCCACGAGGTAGGCGCGCGGCGGCGGGCCTTCGAGCTCTGCGTGGAAGAGGATGTCGTTCGTGATCCACTGGAGCCGCGTCGCGCGCCCGCCCGCGCCCTCGCGGGCCTTCTGCGAATAGACCCGCGCCTCCTCGATGCGCCCGAGCTCCTTCTCGAGCGCCGAGATCATCGAGTACCAGTAATGCGGCGTGTCCGAGCGCTCGGCCTCCGCCTTCAGCATCTTTCGCGCTTCGTCGTGCGCGCCCACGCGCCGCAGGAGATACGACGCCGTCGAGACGACCGAATACCGTTCGTCGGACGTCTTTGCCTCGTGATCGGCGTGTAGAGCAGCAGCGAGCACGTCGGCCCGGAGCGGCTCGGGCACGGGGCCGCTCGGGTTTTCGTGCCGGAAGAAATCGATCGAGGGCGCCACGGCCGCGAGCCGCACGTCGACGGAGGCGCCCTCGCGGGACCGGAGCGACGCCGCGGCCGCGAGCCATTTTGCTTTCCACGCGAGATAGGCCGCGTCCTTGGGATCGGCGGCGAGCCAGGCCGCGAGCGCTTCGGCGCGGTGATTGACGAGCGCGCGCGCGGCCCACGTGGTCTCGGCGTTC
Protein-coding sequences here:
- a CDS encoding VWA domain-containing protein; its protein translation is MVPFLFLLVACSQGIDDLPPRGSEPSGGGENGAGGTGEGGSGQGGDGGGSGGAPAVCQEGQKKTCTVQLGEHNGVKSCFKGVHVCQNGAWSPCQEDKAPFAPGGASSEKPAPPGSNNVLANCANNPCDPSCQVFDEDPPGGLKPFAQTPIFTWQTGDIGNYPADLAAQGVAQPCAQGVDCQFNQYCSAPVFGTCNHNKCAVGAPLGVGCDPCVDDICAIDPTCCETTYGGTCAHDYCEVGAKLTDGCDPCVSSICDVDPRCCGLPAWGSCSHDYCKTGTSLTTACDPCASTVCADDPKCCNLGTTGTCAHGYCSTGNPLVPGCHSCVAQICAAEPKCCDFTPGTVACAHDYCSTGTKLNTACDPCVAAVCAVQPSCCTGSGNAWSSTCVNLVASVCQQNDRCPSPKWTSSCVDKVATVCGNSCTAGWTQRCVDKVPALCGKTCDPSTWTASCVDKVGSVCGKSCGPFEWDSACVGMVDTVCGAKCYQDPPCSHNKCDSGEKLAPACDSCVATICQELPDCCNVAWTNLCVDRVKTLCGQGCPVKGDCVPWLPGQTDPDCAGYDLSIGVPCSGSVPVCNHGNATVPAGVKLIHYAAGSGQFGKCSPNQALAGVQSCSTPSPIPPGKCINVPAASCGLSAAKREIMVNPPSYGGYTQLDECQCLDNWASFAPNVACGSPSCSNTTTATVKRVNMFIALDRSGSMTTNIGGGETRWSATVKALKKFVQDPGSAGLGVALRFWPDNAPVSGCNDTTCSATACRSPLVDVGVLTLQSAPTDAQEKKLVDALDAKSPNGNTPMYPALSGATQWAINYKNANPNEDAIVVFATDGDPVGCNESETDISDLAGTAFSTKGIKTYAIGIQGANQNFMNQIASKGGTKKGFFVASGGNVENELLSALIQIKGDTLSCDFVVPNGGVYDPSAAKVTFTPTSGAPVVLANLASAAGCGAGWYYDDPANPAQLKLCPSTCQTVLNDAGAKLSVDLGCPGGYDPATFTYKYEAVCPQGTTVQWGFLAYDTLTAADTNVVFKARTATTQAGLAAATYKNLATAQASPNTQVCLMSGPAPCPLSFFDKLGAGDARQSHLELSITLNPASNKSAAAIVKSWDLSYSCPDSE
- a CDS encoding DVUA0089 family protein is translated as MKRSILVLGLLGTALVACGEGAGLPPRSNGSSSSTSSSAGPGGAGGQGGEGGVGGVGGQGGAGGQGGAGGKPVPVCGDDALDSGEECDDGNNEAGDGCSPECTVELGESEPNDTPGQASPYKDPFPAQIAPEGDVDFVSFTVAAANTSVIARILDVGDGGCATGVIDTILEVRGADGTTVLASDDDAGEGACSRAVLPSLAPGSYFARVVASGAAPSPTFLYRLRIDQVADVCGDGQKTPAEACDDGNTDAGDGCSPTCSIEITETEPNDTPATANAFAAPWNGVLTPLGDVDVVSVVLSGPASSLTATTTDQGTNACAAKTLDTIVDILAPDGTTVLATGDDIVGNCGAALAQNLAAGTYFVRMRGGSLAGDPSPYGIQIVIQ
- a CDS encoding thioredoxin family protein, which translates into the protein MRDGRAALRGSLFVALALASACSKRAPAPEERPAATTTASATTAPAPHSLSLPGPWTDLTPDRAFVRARAEGKLVFLYWGAAWCPPCNDLKSEVFSKPRFAEMMRDFVPVHLDGDTEDAQHAAEALSVSAYPTILVLGPEREELLRLNGSVDLAELDRALGAVRGKAQSFRAAAARLDEGKPSAEDCSTLAHAAWELLPAETWSRTRILAALRTAIEVCPSTMNRERALLAGTLLGLAASYRHDPTLAEATGAARASAVSYLDLIFSNAETTWAARALVNHRAEALAAWLAADPKDAAYLAWKAKWLAAAASLRSREGASVDVRLAAVAPSIDFFRHENPSGPVPEPLRADVLAAALHADHEAKTSDERYSVVSTASYLLRRVGAHDEARKMLKAEAERSDTPHYWYSMISALEKELGRIEEARVYSQKAREGAGGRATRLQWITNDILFHAELEGPPPRAYLVAQAEAFYELAFSLPDGFQGRNRTRAEQVTSALAVLKDDPDYVKLVSRLRDRCSSLPADAADRCRSCLPR